In Dioscorea cayenensis subsp. rotundata cultivar TDr96_F1 chromosome 13, TDr96_F1_v2_PseudoChromosome.rev07_lg8_w22 25.fasta, whole genome shotgun sequence, the sequence GTGAGCTGGGTTCAGAATGTCATGAGACAGTCCGATCCATACCCGGTGTAGGCGTTAGAGCATTGAGAGGACTTTTCCCTAATTCGAGAGGACCGGGAAGGACGCAACTTTGGTATACCAATGGTTGTTTAATAACTGATAAGGCATTTCACATCCAATGCTGAAGATTAagagtatgatttttttttgtaatatatgattgagatataaataaaatgtataataacCCGtcaatattgtaaaaaataataataagtacaaCCCTGGTGATAGGTCGGACATCCTCCGACTAATATATAGCTCTGTCTTACTAGCTCATTGGACTCTATGAGAAAGATCCTCTCTGTTTTtagaaaaacactttttttatctttttgttattaattattgtatatattttcagtaaatcatttatgtttttttatttttttactttttgtttattcactttccatagaaaaaaaagaaataattaaattatgtgttacaatttttttaaaaaacaacatattatATAGTTCtcaaaaataatcttaaaaaaatctatatttgtTAATCAATTCAACTTGTAAGCTTAAATTACtagcaaataaaatttatatgtatacatataaacacacacgtcattattattattattattattattattattattattggccAAATAACATCAagatattaatttatcatgCTTGAAAGCCTTGAACCACGATGGTTCatttggattgcatgagaaTTAGTGCAATCGGATCCGCACCATGAAAACCCGAATCCGCTTTGGCATCCTCCTAAACGTCACGTGCGTTTCACGTGCCAAACTCGTTCTCTCAACTCAGCCAACCGTGAATTAGGGTTTAAGAAGTAAAAGTGGGGTTTTTCTTCTCAAAGATCGAGAGGAAAAAATGGCGTCGTTCGTGAGGTCCGCCGCCACCTCCGCCGTTAGGGCGGTCGCCGGCCGCTCGAAGACTGCGCTTCCCAAAACTGTCCCGTTGAGGAGGGTCGCTGCTCCTTTCGTCTCCAGGTGATGCGCTGCCACACCCATTGAATCAGAGTATATGATTCTTTTGTTGCTCTTTCGGTTTGTTTGGGGTTTTTGAGGTTTTGGATGTTGGTTTTCAGGCGCATTAATCCTGCTGTTGTGAGTTTGGAGTCGCTGATGCCTCTCCACAGCGCCATCGCTTCGGCACGGCTGAAATCATTCATCGCTGTTGACTCCTCCTGTTGGAGTTGGCTCTCTCAAGGTGAGACCTTTGGCTATGTTTCCTCTTAATTATGCAATGCTTTGTTTTTCAAGAAAGATGgatatgtgattgtttggattgaTTTCAATGTTTCAAATTTCGTGTGTAATCGTATAGATGGGATAAATGATTGTTTGTATTGATTTCAATGTTTCAAGTTTCGCGTGCAATCCTTAAGTAATGTACTTGATAATTGAGATGGGGCACTTGGAAGCtatcaaaaaatttgaaaagttcAGCTTTGAAGCTAGGTTTTTGTTGTAATGACCTTACTTGCAAGTCTGACTGAACTTTACTTAAATGTTAGTGGATTATGTAGATAGAAAAAAGCTATCATAATgctgaaatttgaaatttgaaccggttgttttattttgttaaacaaGTTTCTGGTTCATGAAGCAATTTGTTAGATGGAGGATAAGGTTTCAAATGGCACACATAGTGTTTAAAAGTTTGAAAGTAATGGATTTTGGAATTATGTTTATGTATTCTGTGTTGCTGTAAGTGTAcaagtatttgaaattaatttttgtcaTCTTAGAGGGACTTGTACAGTTTGGTAACTCTACTGCCTGTTATGTTAGGTTTACACAAGCGCATCTGACCACGAAGAGAGGGAGAATGTCATTGCATGCAAGATTTTGACTCATAGTTAAAAGCGCTGCTACGATTCTAGTGAATAAGTCactctttttgtatttttatgatGTTTGGCAATGGAAAACATGTTTGTGGGAACATGAGAATGATGTTCATGAACACCTCTGTGGTCTTTTTGCCATTATTAGAATCACTGAAGACCtctattttgtttatttctttggaTTCTTGTATATTTTCTCCTTCCTTGGAAGGagtttattcaaatatattgcCATATGCTTATAATATTCTAGAACCAATGTGCAAAACAATGACTTGCTTTTTCTACTTCATGTATAGGACGTGCTTTACCATTGTGACCAAGATCTGTCGGCTTTATGCGGGGAAAATAGATTCCTAGAGCTTCTGTGTTGCTTTGAaggattaaaaataaacttcAAGCTTAGAAATCTTGAGAGTTGTATTGTGAGGTTATTTTAAGCCGAAATTTTTAAGCTATTTGTTTCCAATGACATTTTCATGTTGGTTTATCTAGTATCTTTCTGATGGATGCCTCCGTGTGTGTTGATTAATGTCTTATAATCTGTCCAATACTTGTATTGGATTGTTGGTTTAATTGGTAGGATGGGAATATAAGGTGTCTTCTGAAGCAAACTGAATATGAAATGGTTCTTCTAATGAATTGCCATTTTGTATTAACTAGCAAGTAAATGAGATTATTACATGCAATTTGGTAGTATCTGAAACATCAACATTTATCTTGACAATTATTTCTATCCATACTTCTTCTGGTTTCATTCGTTGTGAATAGGCTGTAGCAACTGTGAGCTTCCAAGTGTCTCCATACCTAATGTATCATCCAGGTATGAAAGTGGATGTCTTTGCCCTTACCTGTTAATTATTGAGGTCAACTAGACCTTTTGTCTGGTTATAAGATTGAGTTTTCACTCTTCatcttgaaaattttcaggACATTGCTTCACCATCTATTCGTGTGGGGTTATTGATTGAATCGTAAATTTTGCTTCTTTGTCTTCATTTCATAGTTCATATTGTTGCCGTATGTGGTTTTTAATTCTATTATGATCCgtattttggttttattatctCCTTCTACTTCGGCTTAGTGTGTATAGATGCTCAGCTAATTCTGGTGGATTTCACTCTTCCACTAATAATGCTcccattttgtgtttttctgttTGCATAAATCACCTAGACTTTGCAACCCCGCGGTGATGATGTCAAGGCTGCTGTATTTTTCAAACTGATTCAAGTTGCCTAGCAGTGATCATCCTGCTTCATCAATGAAAGAGATTCTTACTATTCATCCTTGATAGTTTTTGTTGAGCAAGTTGACAGTTTATTTTCAGTTCATTTAGTGTGGTTATAACTGCATATCTGTTTCCTTTCAATCAAATTTGTTTCCTAGTTGATTATAGGGTTTCTCAAACCTCCAAATAATGCTTACAGTGTATACAATTATTCTACGTAAACACCATGGCAAGGAATTTGCTGCACTTATTCTGTTTTGCAGCAACAAAGTATGGTAAAGAGTGTTTTTTGGGGCTTACATCTGTTAAACCTTGAAGTTACAGCAGTAAATGAGACAATTGCCCAGGTTGTATCTTGTGATCTAGCAGGTTACAAATTACAATGCTCAAAATCAGTAATTTctgaatacatatatattatactcAAAGGAAATTTCAAGtcctttttatcttctttagGTACAACAGCAAAATTTGAAGAATTCCATTGAATTGACAGAGAACCCCTCATGTTGGttgtgtttggtttgtggtAACGTGAAAACATTACTGGAATTTGGTgataatttgaatatattacTATGTTTGATTACTTTAGTTGTGGTAAAATTAACGGTAATGTAAAATTGCCAATAATAGttagtgaaatattaccaaataagatGGTAATCTGATTActatcaaaataaatgtttattttttgtttataattatgcCTCCATTCATTTAATctaatatcttattatattcattATCAAAATCGtacttcttttttcttcctttcaaTTATTTTGGCCAATACCATCTAGAGCCATTGTTATTTGTCTTGTCATGTCATTGTCCTCCATTATCTTTAAATTTGCCATGGTTGAAATTAgattaaatttgtttaaaattttaaatacaaaagtattttaaaaaatgtgaaaaaaataatttttgacattataacttaattatttatttatttaaatatttaaaattaaaatttttaaaattttatatgtagagATAGCCAAGGTGATTACTATGACTAATacaatatgataataaaaaattaacagtaatattagttttttagcaaatatagtaattttatattactATAACATTACTGgacatataatatttttttatttttttaccataaaATCTCATTATCGTTGCTTTACTGTGAACCAAACAATCTCTTGAGGTCAACAATACCTAATCTTTGTTGACAGCATGTGGGAGTGTTAAGTTTCTATCTTCCAATAGCTTATCAGATATTCTGAAGGTATCTTGTGGattatttattaactttatttaaacaCATGTGAACATTACTAAAATTTAGTCCTTGCTTTCAAGTCTTATGATCTAATAATTTCTTCTTAAACTCAGGATTAGTGGACCAAACTCTTAGCAAAGAAGATAAGGATGCCATCACTTTCATATGGAGATCCACAACAAGATGTTCTAATCTTATAGCTCTGCCTTTTCTCTTTACTGATGTGACACTTAAAGTATATGTGGCCTAAATTCTATTGAAAGTCCAGCACAACAAAatcatctttcttttttaaaatttttcaccaccatttattttttactgCTGATCTGGAACTGTCATTATTGGTCCACAATACTTCAAAGTTATTGTCCAAAT encodes:
- the LOC120274508 gene encoding protein NUCLEAR FUSION DEFECTIVE 6, mitochondrial isoform X2, with the translated sequence MASFVRSAATSAVRAVAGRSKTALPKTVPLRRVAAPFVSRRINPAVVSLESLMPLHSAIASARLKSFIAVDSSCWSWLSQGLHKRI
- the LOC120274508 gene encoding protein NUCLEAR FUSION DEFECTIVE 6, mitochondrial isoform X3, with the translated sequence MASFVRSAATSAVRAVAGRSKTALPKTVPLRRVAAPFVSRRINPAVVSLESLMPLHSAIASARLKSFIAVDSSCWSWLSQDFATPR
- the LOC120274508 gene encoding protein NUCLEAR FUSION DEFECTIVE 6, mitochondrial isoform X1, which encodes MASFVRSAATSAVRAVAGRSKTALPKTVPLRRVAAPFVSRRINPAVVSLESLMPLHSAIASARLKSFIAVDSSCWSWLSQGRALPL